The proteins below are encoded in one region of Brevundimonas fontaquae:
- the lptC gene encoding LPS export ABC transporter periplasmic protein LptC — MTEHGEQSRIEADEARVALAGARWRARSRRVKLYRRVLPIVILVLAGGALTWTVFRTVMSGVERKASQSQEVRLDAPLFHGQDAQGRAFTVGAQGAVRDPDTGKFKLIGPALKLNLGGRKVTELTADGGIYDEQAKTVTIGPNVRISDGGTGFVLTTPEAVVDTSTGNVTGSKGVQGSGPIGTINASSYAIYDQGQRVVFDGAGDNKVKGVLTPKGSGG; from the coding sequence TTGACCGAACACGGCGAACAGTCCCGCATCGAGGCCGACGAGGCCAGGGTCGCCCTGGCCGGCGCGCGCTGGCGTGCGCGCTCGCGGCGGGTGAAGCTTTATCGCCGCGTCCTGCCGATCGTCATCCTGGTGCTGGCGGGCGGCGCCCTGACCTGGACCGTGTTCCGCACCGTCATGTCGGGTGTTGAGCGTAAGGCCAGCCAGAGCCAGGAGGTCCGCCTGGACGCCCCCCTATTCCACGGTCAGGACGCACAAGGCCGCGCCTTCACCGTCGGCGCGCAGGGCGCCGTGCGCGATCCCGATACCGGCAAGTTCAAACTGATCGGCCCGGCGCTGAAGCTGAATCTGGGCGGACGCAAGGTCACCGAATTGACCGCCGACGGCGGCATCTATGACGAGCAGGCAAAGACGGTGACGATCGGTCCGAACGTGCGCATTTCGGACGGGGGCACGGGCTTTGTCCTGACCACGCCTGAGGCGGTGGTCGACACCTCGACCGGAAATGTCACCGGTTCAAAGGGCGTTCAGGGTTCCGGCCCTATTGGAACCATCAACGCATCGTCCTATGCGATCTACGATCAGGGACAGCGCGTCGTGTTCGACGGCGCAGGCGACAACAAGGTGAAGGGCGTTCTGACGCCCAAGGGGTCAGGCGGATGA
- a CDS encoding ribonuclease D → MTVYLHEGDLPDDLDLGSEVAIDSETMGLRFRRDPLCVVQLSSGDGNAHVVRLNRPAYDCPNLKRVLTDPAVTKIFHFGRFDIGMFLLHLGVETRPVYCTKIASKLARTYTDRHGLKDVVRETVGVDLSKAQQSSDWGAETLSQAQLDYAASDVLYLHAAKAKLDMMLAREGRTDLAAECFDFLPTRSALDLAGWDETDIFAHS, encoded by the coding sequence ATGACCGTTTACCTGCATGAGGGCGATCTGCCCGACGATCTGGACCTGGGGTCCGAGGTCGCCATCGATTCCGAGACGATGGGCCTGCGTTTCCGCCGCGATCCGCTGTGTGTGGTGCAGCTGTCGTCGGGCGACGGAAACGCCCATGTCGTGCGGCTGAACCGGCCCGCCTATGACTGTCCGAACCTGAAGCGGGTGCTGACCGATCCGGCGGTGACCAAGATCTTCCACTTCGGCCGGTTCGACATCGGCATGTTCCTGCTGCACCTCGGCGTCGAGACGCGGCCGGTCTATTGCACCAAGATCGCCTCCAAGCTGGCGCGCACCTATACCGACCGGCACGGGCTGAAGGATGTGGTGCGCGAGACGGTGGGCGTGGACCTGTCCAAGGCGCAGCAGTCCTCGGACTGGGGCGCCGAGACGCTGAGCCAGGCGCAGCTGGACTATGCGGCGTCGGACGTCCTGTATCTGCACGCGGCGAAAGCCAAGCTGGACATGATGCTGGCGCGCGAAGGGCGAACCGATTTGGCCGCTGAATGTTTCGACTTCCTGCCGACGCGGTCGGCGCTCGACCTGGCCGGCTGGGACGAGACCGACATCTTCGCCCACAGCTGA
- the bla gene encoding class A beta-lactamase, protein MTIMDRRAFSLSLSLSAGLLGAGACASQAKAEPTERLRALERHAGQRLGAFVLDTGTGRSLGWRADERFCHCSTFKLSLAAMALREAAAGRLDLAEPLAFSRADIVAYSPVVEDNLDKGALPILTLAEAVQVTSDNAAANVLMRRLGGPEALTRFWRDIGDATSRIDGYEPDINVIPPGTQENSTSPRAMAETVRRIVLGDVLNSTDRDRLGGWMEATESGRNRIRAALPSGWRGLDKTGTGMRPNVGNKTNDLAVLIPPGGRSPIVVVGYFETTAFAEDTRPEDEAVLKTLGEIAIGWAT, encoded by the coding sequence ATGACCATAATGGATCGCCGTGCTTTCTCCCTTTCGCTGTCATTGAGCGCGGGCCTGTTGGGCGCAGGAGCCTGTGCATCGCAGGCCAAGGCCGAACCGACCGAGCGCCTTCGCGCACTGGAACGCCACGCCGGCCAACGATTGGGCGCATTCGTTCTGGATACCGGCACCGGACGAAGCCTGGGTTGGCGAGCCGACGAGCGGTTTTGCCACTGCTCGACGTTCAAACTGTCGCTGGCGGCGATGGCGCTGCGAGAGGCCGCTGCAGGACGTCTGGATCTGGCCGAGCCTCTGGCGTTCAGTCGAGCCGACATCGTCGCCTATTCGCCGGTGGTGGAAGATAATCTCGACAAGGGCGCCCTGCCCATTCTGACGCTCGCTGAAGCGGTGCAGGTCACGAGCGACAACGCAGCGGCCAATGTCCTGATGCGCCGGTTGGGCGGGCCGGAGGCCTTGACCCGGTTCTGGCGCGACATCGGCGACGCCACCAGTCGGATCGACGGCTACGAACCAGACATCAACGTCATTCCGCCCGGCACGCAGGAAAACAGCACCAGCCCCAGGGCGATGGCCGAGACGGTCCGACGCATCGTATTGGGCGATGTCTTGAACTCCACCGACCGTGATCGTTTGGGCGGCTGGATGGAGGCGACGGAGAGCGGACGCAACCGCATCCGCGCCGCCCTGCCGTCCGGCTGGCGCGGCCTGGACAAAACCGGCACCGGCATGCGGCCTAATGTCGGCAACAAGACCAACGACCTCGCGGTCCTGATTCCGCCCGGCGGGCGCAGTCCGATCGTCGTGGTCGGCTATTTCGAAACGACCGCCTTTGCGGAGGACACGAGGCCGGAGGACGAGGCCGTTCTCAAGACCTTGGGCGAGATTGCGATCGGCTGGGCGACCTGA
- a CDS encoding WecB/TagA/CpsF family glycosyltransferase, whose amino-acid sequence MTEPSPTLPTTEYRAPERRAKPRAPFRQNRRAHERVTILGQPMDLVKPEEVLHHIQQAVRQGAKSLIANHNLHSLYLMQKRPELGAFYDRADLIEVDSTPLLAFSRALGLHSRGFHRCTYLDWRDHFWSVANRDGWRVLSVGGAPGVGDETARRLKLRYPDADIAIHHGFFDARPGSSENAAVLDRITAFKPHILFVGMGMPRQELWIAENFERLPDCVILSVGAAFDYEAGVQSAAPRWMGRAGIEWAYRLLHDPKRLFVRYCVEPWTLLPLALRDIRQAKGRIR is encoded by the coding sequence ATGACGGAGCCGTCCCCGACCCTGCCGACGACCGAATACCGCGCCCCGGAACGTCGGGCGAAACCGCGCGCGCCGTTCCGCCAGAACCGCCGCGCTCACGAGCGGGTCACGATCCTGGGGCAACCGATGGATCTGGTGAAGCCGGAAGAGGTGCTGCACCACATTCAGCAGGCGGTGCGGCAGGGGGCAAAGAGCCTGATCGCCAACCACAATCTGCACAGCCTGTATCTGATGCAGAAGCGACCTGAACTCGGCGCCTTCTACGATAGGGCCGATCTGATCGAGGTCGATTCGACGCCGCTGCTGGCTTTCTCGCGCGCCCTGGGCCTGCACAGCCGGGGCTTTCACCGCTGCACCTATCTGGACTGGCGCGACCATTTCTGGAGCGTGGCGAACCGTGATGGCTGGCGTGTCCTGTCCGTCGGCGGCGCGCCCGGCGTCGGCGACGAGACGGCCCGCCGGCTGAAGCTCCGCTATCCGGACGCCGACATCGCCATCCACCACGGCTTCTTCGACGCCCGGCCCGGTTCGTCAGAGAACGCCGCCGTCCTGGATCGGATCACGGCCTTTAAGCCCCACATCCTGTTCGTCGGCATGGGGATGCCGCGCCAGGAGCTCTGGATCGCCGAAAACTTCGAGCGCCTGCCTGATTGCGTCATCCTGTCGGTGGGCGCCGCCTTCGACTATGAGGCGGGGGTTCAAAGCGCGGCCCCGCGCTGGATGGGACGCGCCGGCATCGAATGGGCCTATCGCCTGCTGCACGATCCGAAACGGCTGTTCGTCCGCTACTGCGTCGAGCCCTGGACCCTCCTCCCGCTGGCCCTGCGCGATATCCGCCAGGCCAAGGGTCGCATCCGCTGA
- a CDS encoding FAD/NAD(P)-binding protein, translated as MRVPQQNGPHVAIVGAGFSGLLTAVNLLKASRDVRVTLIERRGVFGPGTAYDTGNPGHLLNVRLDNMSAFPDQPSHLADWLAEQPSWRAQDGFITRGVYGDYLQALLDEALDDAPDRLNLIGAEAQSIDRQNDGWRILTSDGEVAADQVVLALGNLEPASPPGVEDAVRASPAYVENPWRFDPQTARDARNVLLIGSGLTMVDAAITLRRPGRRLTALSRHGLLPRAHATVPPTPYVGAFSGSPAEILRQIRAATAEADWRAVFDRLRHSARDIWRGWSRVERGRFLRHLRPLWDVHRHRLSPGPARDIHSMLAGGELTILAGKLTELKATDVIEVSWRPRGKKRAIKERFDLVVNCTGPLGVISKSTEPMIRDILDKGYGRPDPLGLGLQVDDEGGLLDGAGAPARGLHAIGPLTRGAFWEMTAVPDLRGQARDLAARILSDRP; from the coding sequence GTGCGCGTGCCGCAGCAGAATGGACCGCATGTCGCCATCGTCGGCGCGGGTTTCAGCGGTCTGCTGACCGCCGTCAATCTGCTGAAGGCCTCGCGCGACGTGCGCGTCACCCTGATCGAAAGGCGCGGCGTTTTCGGTCCCGGCACCGCCTATGACACCGGAAATCCCGGCCATCTGCTGAACGTCCGCCTGGACAATATGAGCGCCTTTCCCGACCAGCCCAGCCACCTCGCCGACTGGCTGGCCGAACAGCCGTCGTGGCGCGCGCAGGACGGCTTCATCACCCGCGGCGTCTATGGCGACTATCTTCAGGCCTTGCTGGACGAGGCGCTGGACGACGCCCCCGACCGACTGAACCTGATCGGCGCCGAGGCGCAATCCATCGATCGCCAGAACGATGGCTGGCGTATCCTGACCAGCGACGGAGAGGTCGCGGCCGATCAGGTCGTGCTGGCGCTGGGCAATCTGGAGCCCGCCTCGCCCCCCGGCGTCGAGGACGCGGTGCGCGCCTCCCCTGCCTATGTCGAAAACCCCTGGCGGTTCGATCCTCAGACGGCGCGCGACGCCCGCAATGTCCTGCTGATCGGTTCGGGCCTGACGATGGTGGATGCGGCCATCACCCTGCGCCGGCCCGGACGCCGCCTGACCGCCCTTTCGCGTCACGGCCTTTTGCCTCGCGCCCACGCGACCGTTCCGCCTACGCCCTATGTCGGCGCGTTTTCGGGCAGCCCGGCCGAAATCCTGCGTCAGATCCGCGCCGCGACAGCCGAGGCCGACTGGCGCGCCGTGTTCGACCGCCTGCGCCATTCCGCGCGCGACATTTGGCGCGGCTGGTCGCGGGTCGAGCGCGGCCGCTTCCTGCGCCATCTGCGCCCCCTGTGGGATGTGCATCGCCACCGCCTGTCGCCCGGCCCGGCGCGCGACATTCATTCCATGCTGGCCGGCGGCGAACTGACGATCCTGGCCGGCAAGCTGACCGAGCTGAAGGCGACCGACGTCATCGAGGTCTCGTGGCGTCCGCGCGGAAAGAAGCGCGCCATCAAGGAACGGTTCGATCTGGTCGTGAACTGCACCGGGCCGCTGGGCGTGATCTCCAAGAGCACCGAACCGATGATCCGCGACATCCTGGACAAGGGTTACGGTCGCCCCGACCCCTTGGGCCTTGGGCTGCAGGTCGATGACGAGGGCGGTCTGCTGGACGGCGCAGGTGCCCCCGCGCGTGGTCTTCACGCCATCGGCCCCCTGACGCGCGGCGCCTTCTGGGAGATGACGGCCGTGCCCGACCTGCGCGGCCAGGCCCGCGATCTCGCCGCCCGTATCCTGTCGGACCGCCCCTAG
- a CDS encoding polysaccharide biosynthesis/export family protein — protein sequence MTVGARRGIGLLVAILSLGLTAFAPQSVSDYRLASADKVRIDVFGEAALGGEFVIDANGRIALPLIGEVQAAGLTGAQLQDAVAQALSQGYLNQPRVTAQVLTYRPIYILGEVNRPGEYPYLPDLTVLNAVATAQGFTYRANTRRVFVRRAGSQVEEAQPLTADARVSPGDTLRIGERYF from the coding sequence ATGACAGTGGGGGCAAGAAGAGGCATCGGCCTGCTGGTCGCGATCCTGTCGCTGGGCCTGACGGCCTTTGCGCCTCAGAGCGTGTCGGACTATCGCCTCGCCTCCGCAGACAAGGTGCGCATCGACGTCTTCGGCGAGGCAGCGCTGGGCGGCGAGTTCGTGATCGACGCCAATGGCCGGATCGCCCTGCCGCTGATCGGCGAGGTCCAGGCTGCGGGTCTGACGGGCGCCCAGCTTCAGGACGCCGTTGCTCAAGCCTTGAGCCAGGGCTATCTGAACCAGCCGCGCGTCACCGCCCAGGTCCTGACCTATCGGCCGATCTACATCCTGGGCGAGGTCAATCGGCCGGGAGAATACCCCTATCTGCCGGACCTGACGGTGCTGAACGCCGTGGCGACGGCCCAAGGCTTCACCTATCGCGCCAACACGCGCCGCGTCTTCGTGCGTCGCGCCGGATCACAGGTCGAAGAGGCCCAGCCGCTGACCGCCGATGCGCGTGTTTCGCCCGGCGACACTTTGCGGATCGGCGAACGCTACTTCTGA
- a CDS encoding flagellar hook-basal body complex protein FliE, with translation MNPMMAAKAYAAVQGGAMPTAAQAPGVGDGGFADLVKNAMTDMTQQSRAAETQMTRSVQGQGNLIDVVTALSSAEASLETVISVRDQVISAYKEIMAMPI, from the coding sequence ATGAATCCGATGATGGCCGCCAAGGCCTATGCCGCCGTTCAGGGCGGCGCCATGCCGACAGCAGCCCAGGCGCCCGGCGTCGGGGACGGCGGCTTCGCCGACCTGGTCAAGAACGCCATGACCGACATGACCCAGCAGTCGCGCGCGGCCGAAACCCAGATGACCCGCTCGGTTCAGGGCCAGGGCAATCTGATCGACGTGGTCACGGCGCTGAGCTCGGCCGAGGCGTCGCTGGAAACGGTGATCTCGGTCCGCGATCAGGTGATTTCCGCCTATAAGGAAATCATGGCGATGCCGATCTGA
- the flgC gene encoding flagellar basal body rod protein FlgC, with protein MPDPIAPSNSTMAVAASALKAQQSRMRVIAENIANAQSTARTPGGEPYRRQIPVFQAREVDGATGVTLAEVRPDQGDFKMDYDPSHPAANAQGYVMRPNVDTLVEAMDMREAQRAYEANLNVIETARSMDSRTLDIIKR; from the coding sequence ATGCCTGATCCCATCGCGCCCTCCAACAGCACCATGGCCGTGGCGGCCTCGGCCCTGAAGGCCCAGCAGTCGCGCATGCGCGTCATCGCCGAGAACATCGCCAACGCCCAGTCGACGGCGCGCACACCGGGCGGCGAGCCCTATCGCCGCCAGATCCCCGTCTTCCAGGCGCGCGAGGTCGATGGGGCGACAGGCGTCACCCTGGCCGAGGTCCGGCCCGACCAGGGCGACTTCAAGATGGACTATGACCCGTCGCACCCGGCCGCGAACGCCCAGGGCTATGTGATGCGGCCCAATGTCGACACCCTGGTCGAGGCGATGGACATGCGCGAGGCGCAGCGCGCCTATGAGGCCAATCTGAACGTCATCGAGACGGCGCGGTCGATGGACAGCCGCACCCTCGACATCATCAAACGCTGA
- the flgB gene encoding flagellar basal body rod protein FlgB translates to MGVADIPLLGQIKGRLGWLDARQRVIAENVANADTPGFVGRDLKQPTDFAAAMRSGGGLQMVRTNAAHIAPAGSPVRFAPTKAPDSETTLDGNSVVVEEQMLKMAESRMAYDAAIGFYQKSMSMIRMAAKRPGG, encoded by the coding sequence ATGGGCGTCGCCGACATACCGCTGCTGGGGCAGATCAAGGGCCGGCTGGGCTGGCTGGACGCCCGCCAACGGGTCATCGCCGAGAACGTCGCCAACGCCGATACGCCGGGCTTCGTCGGGCGCGACCTGAAACAGCCGACCGACTTCGCCGCCGCCATGCGCTCGGGCGGGGGTCTGCAGATGGTGCGCACCAATGCGGCCCATATCGCGCCGGCCGGTTCGCCGGTCCGGTTCGCTCCGACCAAGGCGCCCGATTCGGAGACCACGCTGGACGGCAACTCGGTCGTGGTCGAGGAGCAGATGCTGAAGATGGCCGAGAGCCGCATGGCCTATGACGCCGCCATCGGCTTCTACCAGAAATCCATGTCCATGATCCGCATGGCCGCCAAGCGGCCCGGCGGCTGA
- a CDS encoding FliO/MopB family protein — translation MNFLDLARAVFGLAFTLGLIGIAAWAARRYAPQILARLNAERGERRLQVVETLVLDPARRLVLVRVDDEERLILLGEGRELIEPRQLPLGRMGGGQ, via the coding sequence ATGAATTTCCTCGATCTCGCCCGGGCGGTCTTCGGCCTGGCCTTCACCCTCGGCCTGATCGGGATCGCGGCCTGGGCTGCGCGCCGCTATGCCCCGCAAATCCTGGCCCGGCTGAACGCTGAGCGCGGCGAGCGCCGGCTTCAGGTCGTCGAGACCCTGGTGCTGGACCCCGCCCGTCGCCTCGTTCTGGTCCGCGTCGACGACGAGGAGCGGCTGATCCTTCTGGGCGAAGGCCGCGAACTGATCGAGCCGCGCCAGCTCCCTCTCGGCAGAATGGGAGGCGGCCAGTGA
- the fliP gene encoding flagellar type III secretion system pore protein FliP (The bacterial flagellar biogenesis protein FliP forms a type III secretion system (T3SS)-type pore required for flagellar assembly.), protein MKPAVFVKPTGAELKRAALLSLFTTLVCLAWPVAALAQQAAQSGSALNIDLGTGAGLTQRVVQLVGLMTVLSLAPSIVIMTTSFVRIIVVLSLLRTALGLQQSPPNAVLVSLSLFLSAIVMAPTWQDAYDSGIRPLMDQQIELPQAFDQASEPVKTFMLAQVDRGDLALFTRLSKIDPPQNVQDLPLRVVTPAFMISELKKAFEIGFLLFVPFLVIDLVVASVLMSMGMMMLPPVVVSLPFKLIFFVLVDGWRLVAGSLVESFQRASGTG, encoded by the coding sequence GTGAAGCCCGCCGTCTTCGTCAAGCCGACCGGCGCCGAACTGAAACGCGCGGCCCTGCTGTCGCTGTTCACCACCCTGGTCTGTCTGGCCTGGCCCGTCGCGGCCCTGGCTCAGCAGGCGGCGCAAAGCGGCTCGGCTCTCAACATCGACCTGGGCACCGGCGCCGGCCTGACCCAGCGCGTGGTCCAGTTGGTCGGTCTGATGACCGTCCTGTCCCTGGCGCCGTCGATCGTCATCATGACGACCAGCTTCGTGCGGATCATCGTGGTCCTGTCGCTGTTGCGCACGGCGCTGGGCCTGCAACAGTCGCCGCCGAACGCCGTCCTGGTGTCTCTCTCGCTGTTCCTGAGCGCCATCGTCATGGCCCCGACCTGGCAGGACGCCTATGATTCGGGCATCCGTCCGCTGATGGATCAGCAGATCGAACTGCCCCAGGCCTTCGATCAGGCGTCCGAACCCGTAAAAACCTTCATGCTGGCCCAGGTGGACCGCGGGGACCTCGCCCTGTTCACCCGGCTGTCGAAGATCGACCCGCCCCAGAACGTCCAGGACCTGCCCCTGCGCGTGGTCACCCCGGCCTTCATGATCAGCGAGCTGAAGAAGGCCTTCGAAATCGGATTTCTCCTTTTCGTTCCGTTCCTTGTGATCGATCTGGTGGTGGCCAGCGTGCTGATGTCCATGGGCATGATGATGCTCCCTCCGGTGGTGGTTTCCCTCCCCTTCAAGTTGATCTTCTTCGTGCTGGTGGACGGTTGGCGATTGGTCGCCGGAAGCCTGGTCGAGAGCTTCCAGCGGGCGTCCGGTACCGGATAA
- a CDS encoding HU family DNA-binding protein, whose amino-acid sequence MTTQAELIAAVAKDAGVSQADAGKVLTAIVENIHSTLKSGGDIRISNLGVFDTADRAEREGRNPATGATIKIAASKAVRFRVSKPLKDAVNG is encoded by the coding sequence ATGACCACTCAAGCCGAACTGATCGCCGCCGTCGCCAAGGACGCTGGTGTTTCGCAGGCCGACGCCGGCAAGGTGCTGACCGCGATCGTCGAAAACATCCACTCGACCCTGAAGTCGGGCGGCGACATCCGCATCTCGAACCTGGGCGTCTTCGACACCGCCGACCGCGCTGAGCGCGAAGGCCGCAACCCGGCCACCGGCGCGACCATCAAGATCGCCGCCTCCAAGGCCGTGCGCTTCCGCGTCTCCAAGCCGCTGAAGGACGCCGTCAACGGCTAA
- a CDS encoding tetratricopeptide repeat protein, with protein sequence MSGASPTKRILKTTVAAATAGAVVFAPMAPLAQEVGRSRDPLSINIGANAEFTRVEFGGVIGVRSRISREGDKVVVRLGTTAAPDVSRLKVDPPAGVKSVETRPSRGAGGTDLILTLEQGADARSGVADGAVWLNLYAPGKAPEGGDAAAPQTTKAVVPVRAETAGGKTVLIFDWGAPVGAAVFRRGDAVWVVFDTAARMDMSGAKALGSAKNAQWAAGPGYTALRIAEPEGLGVSAQGQGGTWTVTLGGAGGAAGGVEVNRSDDGAPVLVAQMAGATKAVWLTDPLVGDRFAAVTALAPGKGYAGGRRTVDLSLIPTAQGLAVETAADDLKIEAAGDLVTLSRPKGLALSSPAAGLETGDHNADAPKRAAYPALIDETWAATGEAGFSDRYRRLQDAAGLETIAAADNPRAPIEARMALARFLVGSGLNYEAIGVLNALIAKAPNLQGEPEVRGLRGVARVGVGRLEEAQVDFAGAALANDPATKVWLGYIASEMGDWEGARRNFAAGAPAIDSFPKEWRARFGAAHAMAAIQLNDLAAAQQLLTYVFSQDAPAVDQLTARLVQARMFELNGDKNRALAVYKAVARAPLDGIATPAKLGAISLELDKGAITPDQATAQLEQLKWRWRGDATEMAVVRKLSGIYLQQGRYREALDALRGAGKRMAGVPGAAEVQADQANAFRALFLDGAADGLQPVQALALFYDFRELTPIGADGDEMVRRLSRRLIDVDLLDQAAELLKHQVDERLDGVAKAQVATNLATVYLMDRQPEKALQAIWGSRTTLLPNAMNSERRALEARALMDLGRFDHALEVLDRDQSNPAREVRADIFWKQQKWGEAAPIYEARLSDRYKTATTPLTPAEESWLIRAGVGYSLAGDRAALQRLSGRFGPMVPGARSAAALRVALDDNLSGVAGTGDFANLSSQADTFVGWVNSAKQAFRKDADAKSAS encoded by the coding sequence ATGTCCGGGGCCTCGCCGACAAAGCGCATCCTGAAGACGACCGTGGCCGCCGCCACGGCCGGCGCCGTCGTGTTCGCGCCGATGGCGCCGCTGGCCCAGGAAGTCGGGCGCTCGCGCGATCCGCTGTCCATCAATATCGGCGCAAACGCCGAGTTCACGCGGGTCGAGTTCGGCGGCGTGATCGGGGTGCGCTCGCGCATCAGCCGCGAGGGCGACAAGGTCGTCGTTCGGTTGGGGACCACCGCCGCGCCCGACGTCTCGCGATTGAAGGTCGATCCGCCGGCCGGGGTGAAGTCGGTCGAGACGCGGCCGAGCCGGGGCGCGGGCGGCACGGACCTGATCCTGACGCTGGAACAGGGCGCGGATGCGCGCTCGGGCGTGGCGGACGGGGCGGTGTGGCTGAACCTCTATGCGCCCGGCAAGGCGCCGGAGGGCGGCGACGCCGCCGCGCCGCAGACGACGAAGGCCGTGGTGCCGGTGCGGGCCGAGACGGCCGGCGGCAAGACCGTCCTGATCTTCGACTGGGGCGCGCCGGTGGGGGCGGCCGTCTTCCGCCGGGGCGATGCCGTATGGGTCGTGTTCGACACGGCCGCCCGCATGGATATGAGCGGCGCCAAGGCGCTGGGATCGGCCAAGAACGCCCAGTGGGCGGCGGGACCGGGCTATACGGCCCTGAGGATCGCCGAACCCGAGGGGCTGGGCGTATCGGCGCAGGGCCAGGGCGGGACCTGGACCGTGACCCTGGGCGGCGCCGGCGGCGCGGCGGGCGGGGTCGAGGTCAACCGGTCCGACGACGGCGCGCCGGTGCTGGTGGCACAGATGGCCGGGGCGACCAAGGCGGTCTGGCTGACCGATCCGCTGGTCGGGGACCGGTTCGCGGCGGTGACGGCCCTGGCGCCCGGCAAGGGATACGCCGGCGGACGGCGCACGGTCGATCTGAGCCTGATCCCGACGGCGCAGGGTCTGGCGGTCGAAACCGCGGCTGACGACCTGAAGATCGAGGCGGCGGGCGATCTGGTGACGCTGAGCCGGCCCAAGGGCCTGGCGCTGTCGTCGCCGGCGGCCGGGCTGGAGACGGGCGACCACAATGCGGATGCGCCCAAGCGGGCGGCCTATCCGGCGCTGATCGACGAGACCTGGGCCGCGACGGGCGAGGCGGGATTCTCGGACCGCTATCGCCGGCTGCAAGACGCAGCGGGGCTGGAGACGATCGCGGCGGCGGACAATCCACGCGCGCCGATCGAGGCGCGGATGGCGCTCGCCCGGTTCCTGGTCGGGTCGGGCCTGAACTATGAGGCCATCGGGGTGCTGAACGCCCTGATCGCCAAGGCGCCCAACCTGCAAGGCGAGCCCGAGGTACGCGGCCTGCGCGGCGTGGCGCGCGTCGGCGTCGGGCGTCTGGAGGAGGCCCAGGTCGATTTCGCTGGCGCGGCCCTGGCCAACGATCCGGCGACCAAGGTCTGGCTGGGCTATATCGCCTCGGAAATGGGCGACTGGGAGGGGGCGCGTCGCAACTTCGCCGCCGGCGCCCCGGCCATCGACAGCTTCCCCAAGGAATGGCGCGCGCGGTTCGGCGCAGCCCACGCCATGGCCGCGATCCAGTTGAATGATCTCGCCGCCGCCCAGCAGCTGTTGACCTATGTGTTCAGCCAGGATGCGCCGGCGGTCGATCAACTGACCGCGCGTCTGGTGCAGGCGCGGATGTTCGAGCTGAACGGCGACAAGAACCGGGCGCTGGCGGTCTATAAGGCCGTGGCGCGCGCGCCGCTGGACGGGATCGCGACGCCGGCGAAACTGGGCGCCATCAGCCTGGAGCTGGACAAGGGCGCGATCACGCCGGATCAGGCGACGGCCCAGCTGGAACAGCTGAAATGGCGCTGGCGCGGGGACGCGACCGAGATGGCGGTCGTGCGCAAACTGTCGGGCATCTATCTGCAGCAGGGGCGATATCGCGAGGCGCTGGACGCCCTGCGCGGCGCGGGCAAGCGGATGGCCGGCGTGCCGGGCGCAGCCGAGGTGCAGGCGGATCAGGCGAACGCCTTCCGCGCCCTGTTCCTGGACGGCGCGGCGGACGGTTTGCAGCCGGTGCAGGCGCTGGCGCTGTTCTATGACTTCCGCGAACTGACGCCCATCGGGGCGGACGGCGACGAGATGGTGCGGCGTCTGTCGCGCCGGCTGATCGACGTGGACCTGCTGGACCAGGCCGCCGAACTGCTGAAGCACCAGGTGGATGAGCGTCTGGATGGGGTGGCCAAGGCCCAGGTCGCGACCAATCTGGCCACCGTCTATCTGATGGACCGCCAGCCGGAGAAGGCGTTGCAGGCCATCTGGGGCTCGCGCACCACCCTGCTGCCCAATGCGATGAACAGCGAGCGCCGGGCGCTGGAGGCGCGCGCCCTGATGGATCTGGGCCGGTTCGACCATGCGCTGGAGGTGCTGGACCGGGATCAGTCGAACCCGGCGCGCGAGGTGCGGGCCGACATCTTCTGGAAGCAGCAGAAGTGGGGCGAGGCGGCGCCGATCTATGAGGCGCGGCTGAGCGATCGCTACAAGACCGCGACCACGCCGCTGACGCCGGCCGAGGAAAGCTGGCTGATCCGGGCGGGCGTCGGCTATTCGCTGGCGGGCGATCGGGCGGCGTTGCAGAGGCTGAGCGGGCGCTTTGGGCCGATGGTTCCCGGCGCGCGTTCGGCGGCGGCGCTGCGGGTCGCGCTGGATGACAATCTGTCGGGCGTGGCGGGAACGGGCGACTTCGCCAATCTGTCCAGCCAGGCCGACACCTTCGTCGGCTGGGTCAACAGCGCCAAACAGGCGTTCAGAAAAGACGCCGACGCGAAGAGCGCCTCCTGA